From the Lancefieldella sp. Marseille-Q7238 genome, one window contains:
- a CDS encoding penicillin-binding protein 2: MSTTTRNNNRRRRRNAPEASYDEASRVRYRTRAGVVGNAASDDTLFGRRFTVLFAIMGFIAVVILGFLFFYQVINQKSLAKGAEENRTNVITLHAKRGTIYDRNGNVLAMSVDCKDIYCNPKEIKDPSGVAQVLADNLGGKPGDYLDALKQDTTFAYVKRQADKDAAAKVKAALEEKKLAGVYYVDNTKRVYPYGNVGVQILGYVGSEGKGISGLEYYYDKELSGKDGEMIMEAGLGGTPIAGGSSQVTEAQNGKDIVLSLDIALQQEAEKQLTQAVKDNEAKDGGSLLAMNPKNGEIYAACSYPLPDFSGKTELEPDSLTFKLVSNSYEPGSVFKVVTTAIGMQNNLFGPNSTFTVPLTIDVGGHTVEDDDWRGSAMDMTVTEMMRRSSNVGMATLETQIIGDERFAQGVENLGIGHATGIDFPGEADGIVKPIDKYESYTGGNMSFGQGLAIPLIQVTRVYAAVANGGNLVTPHFATSIGGKDIDWPVKEGVLSEATCDGEKDMLRTVIREGTGVRAQVQGYDVAGKTGTGQQVDKKTSAYDNSGHYVSSLCGFANAQDPDVLVYVGLNDTSQLASQSAAVTFSTFMKATVTQLGIPPATQ; the protein is encoded by the coding sequence GTGAGTACTACGACGAGAAATAACAACCGCCGCAGGCGGAGGAATGCTCCGGAGGCCTCGTATGACGAGGCCTCTCGTGTGCGTTATCGCACCCGCGCGGGCGTTGTCGGCAACGCGGCAAGCGACGATACTCTTTTTGGGCGCCGCTTTACCGTGCTTTTTGCCATCATGGGTTTTATCGCCGTCGTTATTTTGGGATTTCTCTTCTTCTACCAGGTCATCAATCAAAAAAGCCTTGCAAAAGGCGCTGAAGAGAATCGAACGAACGTTATAACGCTTCACGCCAAGCGCGGCACCATCTATGACAGAAACGGCAACGTCCTTGCTATGAGCGTTGACTGCAAAGATATCTATTGCAATCCGAAGGAGATTAAAGACCCCTCCGGCGTAGCGCAGGTGCTTGCGGACAACCTCGGCGGAAAACCGGGCGACTATCTTGACGCTCTCAAGCAAGATACTACCTTCGCCTACGTTAAGCGTCAGGCGGACAAAGACGCGGCGGCGAAGGTCAAAGCCGCGCTTGAGGAAAAGAAGCTTGCCGGCGTGTACTACGTTGACAACACCAAGCGTGTGTATCCGTATGGAAACGTTGGTGTCCAAATCCTGGGCTATGTCGGCAGCGAGGGCAAGGGGATATCTGGTCTCGAATACTATTACGACAAAGAGCTTTCCGGCAAAGATGGCGAGATGATTATGGAGGCGGGTCTTGGTGGCACGCCTATCGCCGGGGGATCTTCTCAGGTAACTGAAGCACAAAACGGCAAGGATATTGTACTGTCGCTTGACATCGCCTTGCAGCAGGAAGCGGAAAAACAGCTCACGCAGGCAGTCAAGGACAATGAAGCCAAAGACGGCGGCTCTCTTCTCGCCATGAACCCCAAAAACGGCGAAATTTACGCGGCATGTTCGTATCCGCTACCGGACTTCTCGGGCAAAACTGAGCTTGAACCTGATTCACTGACGTTTAAGCTGGTGTCCAATTCCTACGAGCCCGGTTCGGTCTTTAAGGTTGTAACCACGGCTATTGGCATGCAAAACAACCTCTTTGGGCCCAATTCCACCTTTACTGTTCCGCTTACCATCGACGTGGGTGGCCATACCGTTGAAGACGATGACTGGCGCGGCAGCGCCATGGACATGACGGTCACCGAAATGATGCGCCGTTCTTCCAATGTTGGCATGGCAACCCTTGAGACTCAAATCATCGGTGATGAACGCTTTGCTCAAGGCGTTGAGAACCTCGGCATCGGCCACGCGACCGGCATTGATTTTCCCGGAGAAGCGGATGGCATTGTGAAACCGATTGACAAATATGAGTCGTATACGGGCGGCAACATGTCGTTTGGGCAGGGGCTTGCCATCCCGCTCATTCAGGTCACGCGTGTCTACGCGGCCGTCGCCAACGGTGGAAATCTGGTAACGCCCCACTTTGCTACCTCCATAGGCGGCAAGGATATTGACTGGCCGGTCAAAGAGGGCGTCTTGAGTGAGGCAACGTGCGACGGCGAGAAGGACATGCTCCGCACAGTCATCCGGGAGGGGACCGGCGTCCGTGCGCAGGTGCAGGGGTATGACGTCGCCGGTAAGACGGGAACCGGTCAGCAGGTGGACAAAAAGACGAGCGCCTATGACAACTCTGGCCACTACGTCTCTTCGCTTTGCGGCTTCGCCAATGCGCAAGATCCTGACGTCTTGGTATATGTTGGTCTTAACGATACGTCCCAGCTGGCGTCCCAGTCGGCTGCGGTAACGTTTTCAACATTCATGAAAGCGACTGTCACGCAGCTGGGCATTCCGCCTGCGACACAGTAA
- a CDS encoding cell division protein FtsL has translation MARYASEAIDMTAEERAYERRQTSARPSFEVVTGGGLDAHARRGVSSQFVSAVVMAVLAFALVFAVGVGRVAISTMTVSKLQANNETRVTMRQMTTENDNLRISRSLLSSNTRIEKIATQNYGMKLSENRAVLNLNGSPQA, from the coding sequence ATGGCACGCTATGCATCAGAGGCGATTGACATGACCGCAGAAGAGAGGGCCTACGAGCGCCGTCAGACATCTGCTCGTCCCTCATTTGAAGTGGTTACCGGCGGTGGCCTTGATGCCCATGCGCGCCGTGGCGTGTCCTCTCAATTTGTCTCTGCCGTTGTGATGGCGGTTCTCGCGTTTGCACTTGTTTTCGCTGTGGGCGTGGGACGTGTGGCAATCTCCACAATGACCGTCTCAAAACTCCAAGCGAACAATGAGACGCGTGTGACGATGCGTCAGATGACAACGGAAAACGACAACCTTCGCATCTCTCGCTCCCTTCTCTCCAGCAATACTCGAATCGAGAAAATCGCGACGCAGAACTATGGCATGAAACTTTCTGAGAACCGTGCGGTCCTGAACCTCAACGGCTCTCCGCAGGCGTAA
- the rsmH gene encoding 16S rRNA (cytosine(1402)-N(4))-methyltransferase RsmH, translated as MERSNLTVEYRHQPVMLAEVLRELNPKPGEIVCDCTLGGAGHTIELAKRIVPDGLSIGIDQDAMAHEAAAARMAREVPDAEFLPLKGNFGDLDELLVKAEVPGVDCFLFDIGVSSPQLDIPERGFSYREDAPLDMRMDPGKHTPTAQEVINTYTEADLTRILRVFGDEKFAPRIARSIVEARKKAPIETTLQLVEVIKEGIPAAARRHGGHPARKTFQALRIEVNHELDVLERGLRSAIAWANPKGRICVISYHSLEDRIVKHVFSELSQGCICPPDLPVCVCGQVSIVDVKTKKPLTATPEEIAKNPRARSALMRVAVKRDANI; from the coding sequence GTGGAACGTAGCAACTTGACAGTTGAATATCGGCACCAACCTGTGATGCTCGCCGAAGTGCTTCGAGAACTTAATCCCAAGCCGGGCGAAATCGTATGCGACTGCACGCTGGGCGGAGCTGGGCACACCATTGAACTTGCAAAGCGTATCGTGCCCGACGGCCTTTCCATTGGCATTGATCAGGATGCTATGGCGCACGAGGCCGCAGCCGCCCGCATGGCGCGCGAAGTTCCTGACGCGGAGTTTCTGCCGCTCAAGGGCAACTTCGGGGACCTTGACGAACTTCTCGTCAAGGCGGAAGTTCCCGGCGTGGACTGCTTCCTTTTTGACATCGGCGTGTCGTCACCGCAGCTTGATATCCCAGAAAGGGGCTTTTCGTACCGCGAAGACGCCCCGTTGGATATGAGAATGGATCCGGGGAAACACACTCCAACCGCGCAAGAGGTCATCAACACCTATACCGAAGCCGACCTCACCCGTATCCTTCGCGTTTTTGGCGACGAGAAGTTTGCGCCGCGCATCGCGCGCAGCATTGTGGAAGCGCGCAAGAAGGCTCCTATCGAGACGACCTTGCAACTTGTGGAGGTTATCAAGGAAGGAATTCCCGCGGCGGCCCGTCGTCATGGCGGACATCCCGCCCGTAAGACCTTTCAGGCGCTGCGTATCGAGGTCAATCATGAACTTGACGTGCTTGAGCGCGGTCTTCGTTCTGCGATTGCATGGGCAAATCCCAAGGGCAGAATCTGCGTGATTTCGTATCACTCGCTTGAAGATCGCATTGTCAAGCATGTTTTTTCCGAGCTCAGCCAGGGTTGTATCTGTCCGCCTGACCTTCCGGTCTGCGTGTGCGGACAAGTGTCGATAGTCGATGTGAAGACCAAAAAACCTCTGACGGCCACGCCGGAAGAGATTGCGAAAAACCCACGGGCGCGAAGCGCGCTCATGCGCGTAGCGGTAAAACGCGACGCGAACATATGA
- a CDS encoding protein MraZ: MLTGQYQRSLDSKIRVTLPATQRKELGDSVVLIRRKDALHGYAPEAYEAFVASIPMEGKDPRQVDKALRSLNARATTVDIDSAGRVALGKIDESDPTARGDLDLKRDVTIVGNGDHIEIWDTEKWDDYFNADSGVDALENLIFGS; this comes from the coding sequence ATGCTCACTGGTCAGTATCAGCGCTCATTGGACTCCAAGATTCGTGTCACGCTTCCGGCAACTCAGCGCAAAGAGCTGGGCGATTCTGTCGTTCTCATTCGCCGCAAGGACGCGCTTCACGGCTACGCGCCTGAAGCCTACGAGGCGTTTGTTGCGTCCATTCCTATGGAAGGTAAGGATCCCCGTCAGGTGGATAAGGCTTTGCGGTCTCTCAATGCCCGTGCGACGACGGTCGATATCGACTCGGCCGGCCGCGTGGCTCTGGGCAAGATCGACGAATCCGATCCGACTGCCCGCGGGGATCTTGATCTCAAGCGCGACGTCACTATCGTTGGCAACGGTGACCACATTGAGATTTGGGACACCGAGAAGTGGGACGACTACTTCAATGCCGATAGCGGTGTCGACGCTCTTGAGAATCTCATCTTCGGCTCGTAG
- a CDS encoding dipeptide ABC transporter ATP-binding protein — protein sequence MADSLQKNNDSADVVLSVAHLVKHYPIKSGVFSRSSAVIHAVEDVSFELHRGETLAIVGESGCGKSTTGKCVLRLTEPTSGKVMLDGVDFTSLKGSALKDARQKMKLIFQDPYSSLNPRMTVMDIIGEPIDIAQAYPTRAERNARIEEVMQEVGLDLAFKYRYPHEFSGGQRQRIGIARAIVLEPEIVVCDEPVSALDVSVQAKVINLLEQLQCEHGLSYIFISHDLSVVRHIADTVMVMYLGHEMEFASKSELFEDPLHPYTQALLDVIPRIRHEHIQDKKILQGDVPSPADPPSGCVFHTRCPKAMKVCSKRRPELLEPKSGHVCACHLYDESLSAEERKPL from the coding sequence ATGGCCGACAGCTTGCAAAAAAACAATGATTCAGCCGATGTGGTGCTGAGCGTTGCACATCTGGTCAAACACTATCCTATCAAGTCGGGTGTGTTCAGCCGTTCGAGCGCTGTTATTCACGCCGTTGAGGACGTTTCGTTTGAGCTGCACCGGGGCGAGACGCTTGCTATTGTCGGGGAGTCCGGCTGCGGCAAGTCTACAACCGGCAAGTGCGTGCTTCGTTTGACTGAGCCTACCTCAGGCAAAGTGATGCTTGATGGAGTGGACTTTACCAGCCTCAAGGGTTCCGCGCTGAAAGACGCCCGGCAGAAGATGAAACTCATTTTTCAGGACCCGTACAGCTCCTTGAACCCTCGCATGACGGTCATGGATATCATCGGCGAGCCGATAGATATTGCACAAGCATATCCGACCCGCGCCGAGCGTAACGCCCGCATTGAAGAGGTTATGCAGGAAGTGGGACTTGACCTTGCCTTCAAGTACCGCTATCCGCACGAGTTCTCCGGTGGCCAGCGTCAGCGTATTGGTATCGCCCGCGCTATTGTGCTTGAGCCTGAGATTGTCGTATGTGATGAGCCCGTATCAGCCTTAGACGTTTCTGTGCAGGCAAAAGTAATCAACTTGCTTGAGCAGCTTCAGTGCGAACACGGGCTGTCGTATATCTTCATCAGCCACGACCTTTCCGTGGTTCGCCACATTGCCGATACCGTTATGGTGATGTATCTGGGCCATGAGATGGAGTTTGCGTCTAAGTCAGAGCTGTTCGAAGATCCGCTGCACCCGTATACCCAGGCTCTTCTCGACGTCATTCCGCGCATTCGTCATGAGCATATCCAGGACAAAAAGATTCTGCAAGGAGATGTTCCTAGTCCGGCCGATCCGCCCTCGGGATGCGTATTCCATACGCGCTGTCCCAAGGCTATGAAGGTCTGCTCAAAGCGGAGGCCCGAGCTGTTGGAACCAAAATCGGGCCATGTGTGTGCGTGCCATTTGTATGACGAGAGCCTGAGCGCTGAGGAGCGTAAGCCGCTATAG
- a CDS encoding ABC transporter ATP-binding protein, translating into MENTTKIADFCSLKERELAKKTAREQREEQRNRDVLLDVSHLDVTLFTEDGMLPAVDDLSFSMRRGETLAVVGESGCGKSMTALSVMGLLPQPPAKITGGSIVFEGIDLAGLSRDGMRPFRGNRIGMIFQEPMTSLNPVMKAGDQIREGILVHNPKMGKKEAGARALDMIRLVGIPAPEKVFGSYPHELSGGMRQRVMIAMALACQPSLLICDEPTTALDVTVQAQILQIIDRMKSEMGTAIMLITHDMGVVSEMADWVLVMYAGHRVEYAQAAELFTNPLHPYAQGLIASIPSFDERSEELYAIPGNVPMLSAMPTGCPFHPRCPFAKDICREKRPQSEPVEGNECHTVSCWKYRKEWGE; encoded by the coding sequence ATGGAAAACACTACCAAAATCGCTGACTTTTGCAGCCTTAAAGAGCGTGAACTTGCCAAAAAGACAGCGCGTGAGCAGCGAGAAGAACAGCGCAACAGAGACGTTCTTCTCGACGTCAGTCACTTGGACGTTACGCTGTTTACCGAAGATGGAATGCTGCCCGCCGTTGACGACCTTTCGTTCAGTATGCGTCGCGGTGAAACGCTGGCTGTGGTGGGTGAGTCGGGCTGCGGCAAATCGATGACTGCGCTTTCGGTGATGGGACTTCTGCCTCAGCCGCCGGCAAAGATCACGGGCGGCAGTATCGTTTTTGAAGGCATTGACCTAGCTGGGCTTTCGCGTGACGGCATGCGACCTTTCCGCGGGAACCGCATTGGCATGATTTTTCAGGAGCCCATGACCTCGCTTAATCCTGTTATGAAAGCGGGAGATCAGATCCGCGAGGGTATCTTGGTACACAATCCCAAAATGGGAAAGAAGGAGGCGGGAGCCCGCGCGCTCGACATGATTAGGCTTGTGGGTATTCCCGCGCCCGAGAAGGTCTTTGGCAGCTATCCGCATGAGTTGTCCGGCGGTATGCGGCAGCGCGTCATGATTGCCATGGCTCTGGCGTGCCAGCCATCGCTTCTGATTTGCGATGAGCCTACGACTGCGCTCGACGTGACCGTACAAGCTCAAATCCTGCAGATTATTGACCGCATGAAATCTGAGATGGGTACGGCGATTATGCTCATCACGCATGACATGGGTGTCGTATCCGAGATGGCCGACTGGGTCCTTGTTATGTATGCGGGCCACCGTGTTGAATATGCGCAGGCGGCGGAGCTCTTTACGAATCCCTTACATCCCTACGCCCAGGGTCTTATCGCGTCCATTCCGTCGTTTGATGAGCGCTCTGAGGAACTGTACGCCATTCCCGGTAACGTGCCGATGCTTTCCGCGATGCCGACGGGTTGTCCGTTTCATCCGCGCTGTCCGTTTGCGAAAGATATCTGCCGCGAGAAGCGTCCGCAGTCGGAGCCGGTTGAGGGAAACGAGTGTCACACCGTCTCATGTTGGAAGTATCGTAAGGAGTGGGGTGAATAA
- a CDS encoding ABC transporter permease, with protein MAIFTGDNNSKSVQKAERIAADAMQAQQAETVRTGKTRATSYWAVSWNIFKRNRLGVFCLGIVGILVLVALLAPVLAPYDFKTQELSNMLAAPGAAHPFGTDEFGRDILSRVIYGCQISLSVGVVSQLIALLIGFTAGVVAGYYGGRVDAVISFVIQVFSSFPFLLFAILIMFVMGPGLINLYVALGLLMWTTTARLIRGDVMRLKNSEYIQSCVLSGGNDLRIILRHLLPNCVSTLIVVSTLGIPSAILSEASLSFLGLGVQPPTASWGQMISASQPYIQSNPTYSIIPGIAIIITVMAFNLLGDALRDALDPKMRS; from the coding sequence ATGGCGATATTTACCGGAGACAATAACAGCAAGAGCGTCCAAAAAGCGGAGCGCATTGCCGCCGACGCCATGCAGGCTCAGCAAGCCGAAACCGTCCGCACCGGCAAGACTCGGGCAACCAGCTATTGGGCGGTAAGTTGGAACATTTTCAAGCGCAATCGTTTGGGCGTGTTCTGCCTCGGTATCGTGGGTATTTTGGTGCTGGTGGCGCTTCTCGCGCCGGTGCTTGCGCCCTATGACTTCAAGACGCAGGAGCTCTCCAATATGCTGGCGGCTCCAGGTGCGGCGCACCCCTTTGGCACCGATGAGTTTGGCCGTGACATTTTGTCGCGCGTCATTTACGGTTGCCAGATTTCGCTTTCCGTAGGCGTTGTTTCGCAGCTGATAGCCCTGTTGATTGGGTTTACCGCCGGTGTTGTGGCCGGCTATTACGGCGGCCGCGTTGATGCGGTTATCTCCTTTGTTATTCAGGTCTTCTCTAGCTTCCCGTTCTTGCTGTTTGCCATTCTCATCATGTTTGTGATGGGACCAGGTCTCATTAACCTTTATGTGGCGCTTGGCCTCTTGATGTGGACAACTACAGCGCGGCTGATTCGTGGCGATGTCATGCGGCTCAAAAATTCCGAGTACATTCAGTCATGCGTTTTATCCGGTGGCAACGACCTGCGCATTATTTTGCGCCACCTGCTTCCTAACTGCGTGTCGACGCTGATTGTGGTTTCGACGCTCGGCATCCCAAGCGCCATTCTGTCTGAGGCCTCCCTTTCGTTTTTGGGTCTTGGCGTGCAGCCGCCGACGGCAAGTTGGGGGCAGATGATTTCGGCCTCACAGCCCTACATCCAAAGCAACCCAACGTACAGTATTATCCCGGGTATTGCCATTATCATTACTGTTATGGCGTTCAACCTGCTCGGCGATGCCCTGCGCGACGCGCTTGACCCGAAGATGCGCTCGTAG
- a CDS encoding ABC transporter permease codes for MRSFLIKRIFQAVGVVICISALTFFILNVVPGDPVRVMMGDMADEQTVQQVRHTMGLDRPVPEQYAHWFGNILHGDFGTSYMQKKSVIALMSKALTVTLQLAAFAYVFAVVFGLLMGIIAAVNHGKWLDRTLMSLAVFGISAPVFWVAIVLQIVFALNLKWFPLSGVKTSAAYVLPIIALGTRYAASIARVTRTSMLDVLNQDYIRTAEAKGLSRWSIIIKHGLRNALIPIITIAGTQLGDILTGSILIESIFAMPGMGKLLLDAINARDLPLIEGSVMYIAVICVAIYLVVDILYAVVDPRIRLGGEASE; via the coding sequence GTGAGATCGTTTCTCATCAAACGAATCTTTCAGGCGGTGGGAGTTGTTATCTGCATCTCCGCGCTGACCTTTTTCATTTTGAATGTGGTTCCGGGAGATCCGGTCCGCGTCATGATGGGTGATATGGCTGACGAGCAAACCGTCCAGCAGGTACGTCATACCATGGGGCTCGATAGGCCCGTGCCGGAGCAATACGCGCACTGGTTTGGCAATATCCTGCACGGCGATTTTGGCACATCGTACATGCAGAAAAAATCCGTCATCGCGCTTATGAGCAAGGCGCTTACGGTAACGCTACAGCTGGCGGCTTTTGCCTATGTGTTTGCGGTGGTGTTTGGTCTGCTGATGGGCATTATCGCTGCTGTCAATCATGGAAAATGGCTGGACCGTACGCTTATGTCACTGGCGGTCTTTGGCATCTCGGCTCCGGTGTTTTGGGTGGCTATCGTGCTTCAGATTGTGTTCGCGCTGAATCTGAAATGGTTTCCGCTGTCTGGCGTCAAGACGTCTGCCGCGTATGTACTGCCGATTATCGCGCTGGGTACCCGCTATGCTGCAAGCATTGCTCGCGTTACGCGCACGAGCATGTTGGACGTACTCAACCAAGATTACATACGAACCGCTGAGGCAAAAGGTCTTTCCCGCTGGTCAATCATTATCAAGCACGGTTTGCGCAACGCCTTGATTCCCATCATTACCATCGCGGGAACGCAGCTGGGAGACATTCTTACGGGATCAATTCTGATTGAGTCCATTTTTGCCATGCCCGGCATGGGTAAGCTTCTACTTGATGCAATTAACGCGCGTGACCTGCCGCTCATTGAAGGAAGCGTCATGTACATCGCGGTCATCTGCGTGGCAATCTATCTTGTGGTGGATATCCTGTACGCAGTTGTCGACCCGCGTATTCGGCTCGGAGGGGAGGCGTCGGAGTAA
- a CDS encoding ABC transporter substrate-binding protein, producing the protein MLDNSVSRRDFLKASAMTAAGGGASMMLAACGGGEGEKSGGSDKKKILRFGSTNSKQGLDMQRANNSQSAAVADSICEGLLRWTEENELVPCLAKTVPSFEPDGITLNVELKSGVKFHDGTELKATDVKYTFERMFRPETGALSTSFFSGIKGAQEMLAGTATELEGLSIKDDTHLTFTLTAPNMAFISVLGISYACIYPEAACEAAGKNWGTGTNLIGTGKYRLAENDDTTAVKLTRFDDYHDGAPALDEIRITYYDDDNTKLLAYKNGDLDWCDLPAALFKQYSGDADLKDQITSYPTLGVNFINLNLKEDNGLTDVRVRQALSYAINRQELVDTFANGNGIACSGWLPQQIPGFDVNAPVFAYDVDKAKALLAEAGVSDLKLTGKVRKSSEKLLIAVQDYWQKAGVTLDVQVEDNAVWNQDWANGNLQITTLGWYALFADGSQHLDTYFSSKNAVKKSSFYNNADFDKYLEDARKETDKDKRAEDYKAADNLLTRTEYATLPLFWPKNSFVAKSYVKGAKVGNLIYHFFDLDIDTSDAEYKVPED; encoded by the coding sequence ATGCTGGACAATTCTGTAAGCCGTCGTGATTTCTTGAAGGCATCCGCTATGACAGCAGCAGGTGGTGGCGCATCTATGATGCTTGCTGCATGCGGCGGTGGTGAAGGCGAGAAGAGCGGCGGCAGTGATAAAAAGAAGATTCTGCGCTTTGGTTCCACCAACTCCAAGCAGGGGCTGGATATGCAGCGTGCGAACAACTCACAATCAGCAGCCGTGGCCGATTCTATCTGTGAGGGTCTCTTGCGCTGGACCGAGGAAAACGAACTCGTGCCCTGCCTTGCGAAGACGGTTCCTTCCTTTGAGCCCGATGGCATTACACTAAACGTTGAGCTCAAAAGCGGCGTGAAGTTTCACGACGGTACTGAACTTAAGGCAACGGATGTCAAATACACCTTTGAGCGTATGTTCAGGCCCGAAACAGGAGCGCTTTCCACCAGTTTCTTTTCTGGTATCAAAGGCGCTCAGGAGATGCTCGCGGGAACCGCTACAGAGCTTGAAGGTCTGAGTATCAAAGACGATACGCATCTTACCTTTACGCTTACTGCGCCAAATATGGCTTTTATCAGTGTGCTTGGCATCTCGTATGCTTGCATTTATCCGGAAGCGGCTTGTGAGGCGGCCGGCAAGAACTGGGGCACCGGTACAAATCTTATCGGTACCGGCAAGTATCGGCTTGCTGAAAACGATGACACTACGGCCGTCAAGCTCACACGGTTCGATGACTATCATGATGGTGCGCCTGCACTTGATGAAATTCGCATTACGTATTATGACGATGACAACACAAAGCTGTTGGCGTACAAAAACGGTGACCTCGACTGGTGTGATTTGCCGGCGGCCCTCTTTAAGCAATACTCCGGTGACGCGGATCTCAAAGACCAGATCACCAGCTATCCAACGCTTGGCGTGAATTTTATCAATCTGAATCTCAAGGAGGACAACGGCCTTACTGACGTAAGGGTTCGCCAGGCCCTTTCATATGCGATTAACCGTCAGGAGCTCGTGGACACCTTCGCCAATGGCAATGGCATTGCCTGTTCCGGATGGCTGCCGCAGCAAATTCCCGGTTTCGATGTGAATGCGCCGGTCTTTGCCTATGATGTTGACAAGGCTAAGGCCCTTCTCGCTGAGGCGGGAGTTTCCGACCTCAAACTGACCGGCAAGGTTCGAAAATCAAGCGAGAAACTCCTCATTGCCGTGCAAGACTACTGGCAAAAGGCAGGCGTGACGCTTGACGTGCAGGTAGAAGATAACGCCGTGTGGAACCAGGATTGGGCGAACGGCAATCTTCAGATAACGACGCTGGGCTGGTACGCGCTCTTTGCCGATGGCTCTCAGCATCTGGATACCTATTTCTCCAGCAAGAATGCGGTAAAGAAATCATCGTTTTATAACAACGCTGACTTTGACAAGTATCTGGAGGATGCTCGCAAGGAAACGGACAAGGATAAACGCGCGGAGGATTATAAGGCCGCGGATAATTTGCTGACCCGCACCGAGTATGCGACTCTTCCGCTGTTTTGGCCAAAGAACTCTTTTGTGGCAAAGAGCTACGTCAAGGGTGCTAAAGTAGGAAACCTGATTTACCACTTCTTCGACCTTGATATCGATACGTCTGACGCTGAATACAAAGTACCTGAAGACTAA
- a CDS encoding aminopeptidase — translation MERPSAWKSYSPEQLDELHYFSEGYKAFISDNKTERECAAAAIHLAEEAGYIRLSDAIAADQKLKPGDKVYADIRGKSVIFIQLGTQPLQSGLNILGAHIDSPRLDVKQNPLEERSEIATLDTHYYGGVKKYQWVTIPLAIHGVVALKDGSTITVTVGEDDEDPVFCISDLLIHLSREQLGKKASNVIEGEMLDLIVGNRPLVLDEKSRETDGGGAGAGAHNASTDSACKADRPSAQEAVKASILSLLKDTYGIEEEDFLSAELEIVPAGAARDMGFDRSMILGYGHDDRSCAYPSLIAQLDSGTTERAAVTVLADKEEIGSRGATGMTSRFFENTIAEVLELAGEGGSLALRRCLENSRMLSSDVSAAFDPNFPNSFEAKNSAFMGHGLAFNKYTGSGGKGNSNDADAEYIALIRQIMDGAGIAWQTAELGRVDAGGGGTIAYMLARYGMQVIDCGVPVLSMHAPWEIASKADLYEAYRGYVAFLRRSV, via the coding sequence ATGGAACGCCCTAGCGCATGGAAGTCTTACTCACCAGAACAGCTTGACGAGCTGCACTACTTCAGTGAAGGATACAAGGCGTTCATCTCCGACAACAAAACCGAACGCGAGTGCGCCGCAGCGGCTATCCATCTTGCCGAAGAGGCTGGCTACATTCGCCTTTCTGATGCCATAGCAGCCGACCAAAAACTCAAACCCGGCGATAAGGTCTACGCCGACATTCGCGGTAAATCCGTCATCTTTATACAACTAGGGACACAGCCGCTTCAGAGCGGCCTCAATATTCTCGGAGCTCATATTGATTCGCCACGACTCGACGTCAAGCAAAATCCTCTGGAGGAGCGCAGCGAAATCGCAACGCTCGACACGCATTACTACGGCGGCGTAAAGAAATATCAGTGGGTTACCATTCCCTTGGCCATTCACGGTGTCGTTGCTCTGAAAGACGGTTCAACCATCACTGTCACGGTTGGCGAAGACGACGAAGACCCTGTTTTTTGCATCTCTGACCTGCTTATCCATCTAAGCCGTGAGCAACTGGGCAAGAAGGCTTCCAACGTTATCGAAGGAGAAATGCTCGATTTGATTGTCGGCAACCGCCCTCTTGTTCTTGACGAGAAGAGCCGTGAAACTGACGGCGGCGGTGCTGGCGCAGGTGCCCATAACGCCTCTACTGACAGCGCGTGCAAAGCCGATAGACCCTCTGCACAAGAGGCTGTTAAAGCCTCTATACTCTCACTGCTCAAAGACACCTACGGCATTGAGGAAGAAGATTTCCTTTCGGCCGAACTTGAAATCGTTCCCGCAGGCGCCGCGCGCGACATGGGCTTTGACCGCTCAATGATTCTAGGTTATGGCCATGACGATCGCTCCTGCGCTTATCCGTCGCTCATCGCTCAACTTGACTCGGGAACAACCGAGCGCGCTGCCGTTACCGTGCTTGCCGACAAAGAAGAAATCGGATCGCGCGGCGCAACGGGTATGACCAGCCGTTTCTTTGAAAATACGATTGCTGAGGTCCTAGAGCTCGCAGGCGAAGGCGGCAGCCTGGCACTCCGGAGATGCCTCGAAAACTCCCGCATGCTTTCAAGCGATGTATCCGCCGCATTCGATCCTAATTTCCCAAACAGCTTTGAAGCAAAGAACTCGGCGTTTATGGGTCACGGCCTTGCATTCAACAAGTACACAGGCAGCGGCGGCAAGGGCAACTCAAACGATGCAGATGCCGAATATATCGCGCTGATTCGCCAAATCATGGACGGAGCCGGCATTGCGTGGCAGACTGCTGAGCTGGGTCGCGTTGACGCAGGCGGCGGCGGAACCATCGCCTATATGCTTGCCCGCTACGGCATGCAGGTCATTGACTGCGGTGTTCCGGTACTTTCCATGCACGCTCCTTGGGAAATCGCAAGCAAGGCGGATCTCTACGAAGCCTATCGAGGATATGTAGCGTTTTTGCGCCGCTCTGTGTAG